A stretch of Zerene cesonia ecotype Mississippi chromosome 23, Zerene_cesonia_1.1, whole genome shotgun sequence DNA encodes these proteins:
- the LOC119836237 gene encoding WSCD family member AAEL009094 — MSRRWIFLLAAIVATVHFSIIIVMLSPLYGAKNSYYGGSYANRLSLRQPNVNWCKELRFRIPPSNSVVALVSYPGSGNTWLRYLLQQVTGIMTGSIYMDYGLRVHGFPAENVTNGSVLVVKTHEGPPSDHKFQAAILLIRNPRDAILADFNRIHKGHIGTAPKSAFKRKTREHKSDWATYVSIELRSWESTHKHWLNNFPGPIHIVFYETLVDRTRQTLQGILDFLNHTVTEEDMNCAMYNKEGIYRRRKKYRDFDPFTPNMYAALETVRNRVRDMVTDYQRTHNRTE; from the exons ATGTCTAGGAggtggatatttttattagcagCTATCGTGGCTACAGTGCATTTCTCCATAATTATAGTCATGTTAAGCCCGTTATATGGTgctaaaaattcttattatgGAGGAAGTTACGCAAATCGTCTATCTTTGAGACAGCCAAACGTAAACTGGTGTAAAGAATTGAGATTTCGTATTCCACCATCTAATAGTGTCGTAGCATTGGTGTCCTATCCTGGAAGCGGCAACACTTGGTTAAGATATCTCTTGCAACAAGTTACAG GTATTATGACAGGCTCAATATACATGGATTATGGTTTAAGAGTGCATGGCTTCCCAGCAGAGAATGTGACTAATGGATCAGTATTGGTTGTTAAAACACATGAAGGCCCTCCATCAGATCATAAATTTCAAGCGGCTATACTCCTTATAAGGAATCCTAGAGATGCCATATTG GCTGATTTTAACAGAATCCACAAAGGCCATATAGGCACCGCTCCAAAGTCTGCATTCAAAAGGAAAACAAGGGAACATAAATCCG ACTGGGCGACCTATGTGTCCATTGAGCTGAGATCTTGGGAGAGCACCCACAAACATTGGTTGAACAACTTTCCGGGACCCATTCATATTGTGTTCTACGAGACTCTGGTGGATAGAACTCGGCAAACCCTACAGGGTATTTTGGACTTCTTAAATCATACAGTTACAGAG gAGGACATGAATTGCGCGATGTACAACAAAGAAGGTATATATAGAAggagaaaaaaatatagagaTTTCGATCCATTCACGCCGAACATGTACGCGGCGCTTGAAACTGTCAGGAACAGAGTGCGAGACATGGTCACAGACTATCAAAGGACTCATAATCGCACAGAGTAA
- the LOC119836284 gene encoding CCR4-NOT transcription complex subunit 10, producing the protein MANTTDEPAVLAHQCYLNKDYTSALQHLNELENLVGNNSVLLKRIQHNKAIVELAASDMKNVTKFKSALSDCTGVSFPDEDIKETASPFAIYNYAVVLYHSRYYYQSATILEKLLALKLIKDKKLLRQVVLLLLECTLCRRTYDKTLEIAKTQGDGLKSNNEVSDLYQRLVSRAQIFLGQKIQLKADSIENVCIIAQEQYLNGNINEAANTLGLYRTLQYNYDVRSEGEDIWATINNNLGVIFLSIKKPYIATKYFQNALKEHFKTMESEDSERLIVSKDRPIYVYNLGLALLATKNTEGAFECLVEAARHYPNNPQVWVRLAECCIKKCCCDEAQKFIVKKLGSGSHTRVLVAKEKEKYSSSGESFAIPSLSLEFAALCLKNAITLLPNQDPPVDVSVPMIQAPPGQAINWKQRCELKNSILVLQSYIFLHLQDPLAALVSANELLSQADASKSHKTWAHIYAAEALIILDKTVEAIEHLQPTMIHELVSGLPDQMRDVIGVAVWAKAAVCNILRGDLLQARKVLQQISSAKVLPLQMYVEICLGNVENCHTILRKIRYTHVSQ; encoded by the coding sequence atggCAAACACTACTGATGAACCCGCTGTATTAGCTCATCAATGTTATCTGAATAAGGACTATACGTCCGCACTACAACATCTTAATGAATTAGAAAATCTTGTTGGAAATAATAGTGTCTTGTTGAAACGTATACAACATAACAAAGCTATAGTGGAGCTAGCAGCTAGTGATATGAAAAATGTGACCAAGTTCAAATCAGCATTATCAGACTGTACGGGCGTTTCTTTTCCTGACGAAGATATCAAAGAAACAGCATCGCCTTTCGCGATTTATAACTATGCAGTGGTCTTATACCACTCACGTTACTATTACCAGAGTGCTACGATTCTAGAAAAGCTGTTagctttaaaactaattaaggACAAAAAGTTACTACGGCAAGTAGTATTGCTCTTATTGGAATGTACACTATGTAGGCGCACATATGATAAAACATTAGAAATAGCAAAAACACAAGGTGACGGCTTAAAATCGAATAACGAAGTAAGTGATTTATATCAGCGTTTGGTTAGCAGGGCTCAAATATTCCTCGGGCAGAAGATACAATTGAAGGCTGATTCTATAGAGAATGTTTGTATCATAGCCCAGGAACAGTATCTTAATGGCAATATCAATGAAGCTGCAAATACTTTAGGACTTTATAGAACATTACAGTATAATTATGATGTCAGAAGTGAGGGTGAAGACATTTGggcaacaataaataataatctaggtgttatttttttatcaataaaaaaaccatatatagctactaaatattttcaaaatgcaTTAAAAGAACACTTTAAAACTATGGAGAGTGAAGATAGCGAAAGATTAATTGTGTCTAAGGACAGACcaatatatgtgtataatctAGGATTAGCATTGTTGGCTACAAAGAACACCGAAGGAGCTTTTGAGTGTCTCGTTGAAGCTGCAAGGCATTACCCCAATAACCCTCAAGTCTGGGTAAGATTAGCCGAGTGTTGCATTAAGAAATGTTGCTGCGATGAGGCTCAGAagtttatagttaaaaaactTGGTAGTGGATCCCATACCAGAGTCCTTGTTGCTAAGGAAAAGGAGAAATATTCATCGTCCGGTGAATCCTTTGCCATTCCATCGCTTTCGTTAGAGTTTGCTGCACTTTGCTTGAAAAATGCTATTACACTTCTGCCTAATCAAGATCCACCTGTAGATGTGTCAGTACCAATGATACAAGCACCACCAGGTCAAGCGATCAACTGGAAGCAGAGATGTGAATTAAAGAATTCCATATTAGTTCTACAAAGTTATATCTTTTTACATCTCCAGGACCCTCTGGCAGCCCTAGTAAGTGCTAATGAACTTTTAAGTCAGGCTGATGCATCTAAGAGCCATAAAACCTGGGCACACATCTATGCAGCAGAAGCTTTAATTATTCTTGATAAAACTGTTGAAGCAATAGAACACTTACAGCCAACAATGATACATGAATTAGTATCTGGATTACCTGATCAAATGCGGGATGTTATTGGAGTCGCAGTATGGGCAAAGGCAGCTGTCTGCAATATCTTACGAGGAGATCTTTTGCAAGCAAGAAAAGTATTGCAGCAAATTAGCTCTGCAAAAGTATTACCTTTACAAATGTATGTGGAAATCTGTTTGGGCAATGTAGAGAATTGCCATACCATTTTACGTAAAATACGCTACACTCATGTATCACAATGA